A single window of Chitinophaga sp. XS-30 DNA harbors:
- a CDS encoding DUF1501 domain-containing protein, which translates to MSEKIIKEANEQAARFFSRRHFLNDCITGLGATALGSLLGGCNLFSSSGEGMPQSLNPLEPRAPHFPARARSVIYLHMAGAPSQLEMFDYKPELQKLHNQLCPPSLLEGKRFAFIRGVPKMLGPQANFKQHGESRAWVSDHLPHFANVVDEVSFLKAVQTDQFNHGPAQLFMHTGSARLGRPSIGSWVTYGLGSENSNLPGFVVLTSGGKTPDAGKSVWGSGFLPSVYQGVQCRSKGDPVLYLTDPAGMDRDMRYQSIQAINAVNKQEYETFKDPEILSRISQYELAYKMQISVPGVMDINSEPAYIHELYGTQPGKESFANNCLLARKLVEKGVRFVQLFDWGWDAHGTDEGLSIDYGLRNKCREIDKAMSALLLDLKQRGLLDETLVVWGGEFGRTPMQENRDGKEMPYMGRDHHVEAFTMWMAGAGIRKGFSWGETDEIGFGAVKGKVAVHDIHATMLQQLGFDHEKLTYQFQGRPFRLTDVEGHIINEILG; encoded by the coding sequence ATGTCTGAAAAAATCATAAAAGAAGCCAATGAGCAGGCCGCGCGCTTTTTTTCCCGCCGCCATTTTCTGAACGACTGTATTACCGGTCTCGGTGCTACCGCCCTGGGATCACTGCTGGGAGGCTGCAATCTCTTCTCCTCTTCCGGGGAAGGGATGCCGCAGAGCCTGAACCCCCTCGAGCCGCGCGCACCGCATTTTCCCGCCCGCGCCAGGAGCGTGATCTATCTGCATATGGCCGGCGCCCCCTCGCAGCTGGAAATGTTCGATTACAAACCCGAACTGCAGAAATTGCATAACCAGCTTTGCCCCCCTTCGCTGCTGGAAGGCAAACGATTTGCCTTTATCCGTGGCGTACCGAAGATGCTCGGCCCCCAGGCCAACTTCAAACAGCACGGGGAATCCCGCGCATGGGTGAGCGATCACCTGCCGCATTTTGCCAATGTGGTAGATGAGGTGAGCTTTCTCAAAGCGGTGCAGACGGACCAGTTCAATCACGGTCCCGCCCAGCTCTTCATGCACACCGGCAGCGCCCGGCTGGGAAGGCCCAGCATCGGGTCCTGGGTGACATATGGACTGGGGTCCGAGAACAGCAACCTGCCCGGGTTTGTTGTGCTGACCTCCGGTGGAAAAACGCCGGATGCCGGTAAGAGCGTCTGGGGAAGCGGGTTCCTGCCCTCCGTTTACCAGGGTGTGCAATGCCGTTCAAAAGGCGATCCGGTATTGTATCTGACAGATCCTGCGGGAATGGACAGGGACATGCGCTACCAGTCCATCCAGGCGATCAACGCCGTCAACAAACAGGAATACGAAACATTCAAAGACCCGGAAATCCTCTCCCGCATCTCGCAATATGAACTGGCATATAAAATGCAGATCTCGGTCCCGGGTGTCATGGACATCAACAGCGAGCCCGCATACATTCACGAGCTGTACGGTACACAGCCCGGCAAGGAATCCTTTGCCAACAACTGCCTGCTTGCCCGCAAGCTGGTGGAAAAAGGCGTTCGTTTCGTGCAGCTGTTCGACTGGGGATGGGATGCTCACGGAACAGATGAAGGCCTTTCGATCGACTACGGTCTGCGTAACAAATGCCGGGAAATAGACAAGGCCATGAGCGCCCTGCTGCTCGATCTCAAGCAACGCGGACTGCTGGATGAAACACTGGTGGTATGGGGCGGGGAATTTGGCCGCACGCCCATGCAGGAGAACCGCGATGGTAAAGAAATGCCCTACATGGGCCGCGATCATCACGTAGAAGCCTTCACCATGTGGATGGCCGGCGCCGGCATCCGTAAAGGCTTCAGCTGGGGCGAAACGGACGAGATCGGTTTCGGCGCCGTGAAAGGAAAAGTGGCCGTGCACGACATTCATGCCACCATGCTGCAACAGCTGGGCTTTGACCACGAAAAGCTCACCTACCAGTTCCAGGGCCGCCCGTTCCGGCTCACGGATGTAGAAGGGCATATCATCAACGAAATATTAGGCTGA
- a CDS encoding DUF1553 domain-containing protein, with product MYHLSTYRSIRAVIALLPATLLLFSCSSRKPVDFSSEVKPILNKHCISCHGGVKQSGGFSVLFREEALGKTESGHPAIIPGDAARSEFIRRLHSKDPKERMPYKSAPLSKEEIAILTRWVDQGAQWGEHWAYVPPEPPAPTPAMKTAGSGKNTAAGGIDYFIEKKLEEEGLDASPEADKVTLLRRACLDITGLPPTEEMLQSFLADGSGNAYEKVVDSLLASPHYGERWAAMWLDLARYADTKGYERDNTRPEFWRYRDWVINAFNKDMPYDRFSIEQLAGDLLPSPTDDQLIATAFHRNTMSNDEGGTQDEEFRTAAIIDRVNTTMEVWQGTTIACVQCHSHPYDPFRFEDYYKLMAFLNNTRDEDTHGEHPKLRLYDSVSRKQVEDVAVWARQHGNAAAEKDTRDFLRTLEPKIHAHDCDDYINGELADTKFTSIRHGGSCRLKNVPLNGRTRLLMYYWTNKAGGTMEIRLDSLHGKTIARQAVPEGRQVLAVPIPAIEGSHHLYFVFRNSALQPLQAVATIEWFALRHDLPGKQEPGYQPVEKAFMELVNASPESMPVMVENPQEMFRQTYTFERGNWLVKGEAVSPDVPASLNPFPANAPRNRLGLAQWLVDEQNPLTARVMVNRMWEQLFGTGLVETLEDFGTQGFLPSHPGLLDYLAYRFMHDHQWSMKGILREMVLSAAYRRDSRSSPELQEKDPANRYLARGPRFRLTAEQVRDQALAVSGLLSRKMHGPSVMPYQPDGIWESVWSGEYWKTSEGGDQYRRALYTFLKRTSPYPSTITFDGSSREVCLQRRIRTNTPLQALVTLNDPVYVEAARHLAMNMHKTGGTDKTACIRAGYKAAMYRAVTPAKLEALEKLYGQALEKFRKDPQAAATFLQQQQQTGTEHLAALTVVANAIMNLDEFLSKS from the coding sequence ATGTACCATCTCTCCACGTACCGGTCCATCCGCGCCGTTATCGCATTATTGCCGGCCACGCTGTTGCTTTTCAGCTGCAGCAGCAGGAAACCGGTGGATTTCAGTTCCGAAGTAAAGCCCATCCTTAACAAACATTGCATTTCCTGCCACGGCGGCGTGAAACAAAGCGGCGGGTTTAGCGTATTGTTCAGGGAAGAAGCCCTGGGCAAAACAGAAAGCGGCCATCCCGCCATTATCCCCGGGGACGCGGCGCGCAGCGAATTTATCCGCCGCCTCCACAGCAAGGACCCGAAAGAAAGGATGCCCTATAAAAGCGCTCCGCTCAGCAAGGAAGAGATCGCCATCCTCACCCGCTGGGTAGATCAGGGAGCGCAATGGGGAGAACACTGGGCCTATGTGCCTCCTGAACCACCCGCCCCTACACCTGCCATGAAAACCGCCGGTTCCGGCAAAAATACGGCCGCAGGCGGGATAGATTATTTTATTGAAAAGAAGCTGGAAGAGGAAGGGTTGGATGCTTCGCCGGAGGCCGATAAAGTGACGCTGCTTCGCCGTGCCTGCCTGGATATCACCGGCCTGCCACCTACAGAAGAAATGCTGCAGTCCTTCCTGGCTGACGGGAGCGGTAATGCCTACGAAAAAGTGGTGGACAGCCTGCTCGCTTCCCCGCATTACGGAGAAAGATGGGCCGCCATGTGGCTGGACCTTGCCCGCTATGCCGATACCAAAGGATATGAACGCGATAATACCCGCCCGGAGTTCTGGCGCTACCGGGATTGGGTTATCAATGCCTTTAACAAGGATATGCCGTACGACCGGTTCTCCATCGAGCAACTGGCGGGAGACCTGCTGCCCTCGCCAACAGACGACCAGTTGATCGCCACCGCCTTTCACCGCAATACCATGAGCAACGATGAAGGCGGCACCCAGGATGAAGAGTTCCGTACCGCCGCCATTATAGACCGGGTGAATACCACGATGGAAGTATGGCAGGGCACTACTATCGCCTGTGTGCAATGCCACAGCCATCCTTACGATCCCTTCCGGTTTGAGGACTATTACAAACTGATGGCTTTCCTTAATAACACCCGCGATGAGGACACCCACGGCGAACATCCCAAACTGCGTTTATACGACAGCGTTAGCCGCAAACAGGTGGAGGACGTGGCAGTGTGGGCCCGTCAGCATGGCAATGCCGCGGCTGAAAAAGATACCCGGGATTTCCTGCGGACACTTGAACCCAAGATACATGCGCATGATTGCGATGATTATATCAACGGCGAACTGGCCGATACCAAATTCACATCCATCCGCCATGGCGGCAGCTGCCGGCTGAAAAATGTGCCGCTCAACGGCAGAACAAGGCTGTTGATGTATTACTGGACGAACAAGGCAGGCGGTACAATGGAGATCCGGCTGGACAGTCTGCATGGAAAGACGATAGCCCGTCAGGCTGTGCCGGAGGGCCGCCAGGTGCTGGCCGTGCCGATACCCGCTATCGAAGGTTCACACCACCTGTATTTTGTTTTCCGTAATAGTGCGCTCCAGCCATTGCAGGCTGTAGCGACCATAGAGTGGTTTGCGCTGCGGCATGACCTGCCCGGCAAACAGGAGCCGGGTTATCAACCCGTGGAAAAAGCATTCATGGAACTGGTGAACGCGTCGCCGGAAAGTATGCCGGTAATGGTGGAGAACCCGCAGGAGATGTTCAGGCAGACCTATACGTTTGAGCGGGGGAACTGGCTGGTGAAGGGAGAGGCCGTATCCCCGGACGTTCCGGCCTCCCTCAATCCTTTCCCTGCCAATGCGCCCCGTAACCGGCTGGGACTGGCGCAGTGGCTGGTGGATGAGCAGAACCCGCTGACAGCGCGCGTGATGGTGAACCGTATGTGGGAACAACTGTTCGGCACCGGATTGGTGGAAACGCTGGAGGACTTTGGCACACAGGGTTTCCTGCCCTCGCATCCCGGGTTGCTGGATTACCTGGCTTACCGCTTCATGCACGATCATCAGTGGAGCATGAAAGGCATTCTCCGGGAAATGGTGCTGTCCGCTGCCTATCGCCGCGATTCCCGCAGTTCCCCGGAATTGCAGGAAAAAGATCCGGCTAACCGCTACCTCGCCCGTGGGCCGCGTTTCCGCCTCACGGCAGAGCAGGTGCGCGATCAGGCGCTGGCAGTCAGCGGCCTGCTCAGCCGGAAAATGCATGGCCCCTCTGTAATGCCCTATCAGCCGGACGGCATATGGGAAAGCGTATGGAGCGGGGAATACTGGAAGACCTCCGAAGGCGGCGACCAATACCGCCGCGCCCTGTACACTTTCCTGAAAAGAACCAGTCCCTATCCTTCCACCATCACCTTCGACGGCTCCAGCCGGGAGGTTTGCCTGCAACGCAGGATACGTACCAACACGCCCCTGCAGGCACTGGTAACACTGAACGACCCTGTGTATGTGGAAGCAGCCCGGCACCTGGCGATGAATATGCATAAAACCGGCGGCACAGATAAAACAGCCTGTATCCGCGCCGGTTATAAAGCGGCCATGTACAGGGCCGTCACACCGGCAAAACTGGAAGCGCTGGAAAAGCTGTACGGCCAGGCGCTGGAAAAATTCCGGAAAGACCCGCAGGCCGCCGCCACCTTCCTGCAACAGCAGCAGCAAACCGGTACGGAGCATCTGGCGGCACTCACGGTAGTCGCCAACGCCATCATGAACCTGGACGAATTTTTATCCAAATCCTGA
- a CDS encoding RagB/SusD family nutrient uptake outer membrane protein, protein MKRSILPYMISGIAALLVSSGCGKGFLDQDIPGRAPLEEYYKTDADAVTATYAVYDLLQAEYNWGWGSPLMVKTLPSDESNAGGNGPADQPNYQALDNFTFESQNQAVLWIWRVNYYGIYRANQVIHRVSGETDLQKRLIAECKVLRAYYHFELTSLWGDVPLITELLQPGDYTATPRTPRADVYAQLEKDLQEAIPLLPLKSQLAPAERFRASKGTAQALLGKVYLYQEKWALAHAAFNEVILSHEYDLEGNFATVFSSAGEFGMESIFEVPFSSKRNYDWGNFPWSTFRQIESNIHVQLMGPRSDFYTKAPGDSLLAGWGFNLPRPKLYNAYIAAGDVVRRTATVMSEAELKAAGGNWTAPTAWDYEGYFQRKYGSFSNYTNGPVNDLNFGNNYRLIRYADVLLMAAEAYYRDNKEAEARAELRKVRLRAGLPEITASGNALFEAIVNERFLELAFEGHRYLDLVRWGRAVTELGPLGFKAQKYELLPIPNEDVRVGNLSQNQGYN, encoded by the coding sequence ATGAAAAGATCCATTTTGCCATACATGATCTCCGGCATTGCTGCGCTGCTCGTGAGCAGTGGCTGCGGCAAGGGTTTCCTTGACCAGGATATTCCCGGCAGAGCGCCGCTGGAAGAATATTACAAGACCGATGCAGATGCCGTGACCGCTACCTATGCGGTATATGACCTGCTGCAGGCGGAATATAACTGGGGATGGGGAAGCCCGCTGATGGTGAAAACCCTCCCCTCCGATGAAAGTAATGCCGGCGGCAACGGTCCGGCTGACCAGCCGAATTACCAGGCGCTGGACAATTTTACTTTCGAATCGCAAAACCAGGCCGTATTGTGGATATGGCGGGTGAATTATTACGGGATCTACCGCGCCAACCAGGTCATTCACCGGGTGAGCGGGGAAACGGACCTGCAAAAACGCCTGATCGCGGAATGTAAAGTATTGCGCGCCTATTATCATTTTGAGCTGACTTCGTTATGGGGAGATGTGCCCCTCATCACGGAGCTGCTGCAGCCCGGCGACTATACCGCCACACCCCGAACACCACGCGCAGATGTATATGCACAACTGGAAAAAGACCTGCAGGAAGCCATTCCCCTGCTGCCGCTGAAAAGCCAGCTGGCTCCGGCCGAGAGATTCCGCGCCAGCAAAGGCACTGCCCAGGCTTTGCTCGGCAAGGTGTACCTGTACCAGGAGAAATGGGCGCTGGCACATGCCGCGTTCAATGAGGTGATCCTGTCGCACGAATACGATCTGGAAGGGAACTTTGCCACGGTTTTTTCCAGCGCGGGCGAGTTTGGTATGGAAAGCATCTTTGAAGTGCCATTCTCTTCCAAAAGGAATTACGACTGGGGTAACTTTCCCTGGAGCACCTTCCGCCAGATCGAGAGCAACATTCATGTGCAGCTCATGGGCCCGCGGAGTGACTTCTATACCAAGGCCCCCGGGGATTCGCTCCTGGCCGGCTGGGGATTCAACCTGCCCAGGCCCAAATTATATAACGCCTACATTGCCGCTGGAGATGTAGTAAGGAGAACGGCCACCGTGATGTCCGAAGCAGAGCTGAAAGCCGCGGGCGGCAACTGGACGGCCCCCACGGCCTGGGATTACGAAGGGTATTTCCAGCGCAAATACGGTTCCTTCAGTAACTATACAAACGGGCCGGTGAACGACCTGAACTTCGGCAATAACTACCGGCTGATCCGCTACGCGGATGTGCTGCTCATGGCGGCGGAAGCCTACTACCGCGACAATAAGGAAGCTGAAGCGCGCGCGGAGCTGAGAAAGGTACGGCTGCGCGCAGGCCTGCCGGAAATCACCGCCTCCGGCAATGCGCTCTTTGAAGCGATCGTGAATGAACGATTCCTGGAACTGGCATTCGAAGGGCACCGGTACCTCGACCTGGTGCGCTGGGGCCGGGCGGTGACCGAGTTGGGGCCGCTGGGCTTCAAAGCGCAGAAATATGAGCTGTTGCCCATTCCCAATGAAGATGTGCGCGTGGGGAACCTCTCGCAAAACCAGGGGTACAACTAG
- a CDS encoding TonB-dependent receptor: MNAKLMLRRALLVALSVVMSSSAFAGARQDLAAVRKPGHPWQQSSEKARQKSLLQLLKEIHKTYKIDLLYEARKLPDVKVTFSPAAYDNVEEMLKALLAPHGLQAQSVQPNTWAIVPLPDGNNTRSKPAGPARQETNGNEDTNVTPILKLNGASAMMITGIAQDTVRRIRITGRLTDGENGVPLPGVAIQVKGEMRGTQTDGDGYYTLETSAGKTLVFNLLGYESREMQVTAAGKVDIALNVSNRALNEVVVVGYGSQRKSLVTGAISSIKAADIATVSSSRVEQALQGRTAGVTVLPVSGSPGSGMRVRIRGTGSNGASDPLYIIDGMRAGGMEYLDPSEIASVEVLKDAASAAIYGAEGANGVVIITTKSGFRDGTARVEYSMQYGQQSIHNPMKMMTAEQYTRYLTEANTAGSIPDPADWVGKQGTLWLDEITQNAPLQRHALNVSGGTEKSSYLLGGTIFRQDGVIGGDRARFDRYTVRINTDHKVKPWLSVGNRLSYAYFKRKGVTEDSEFGAVINNAILMDPLMPVVYTGALSDRAQNALNGGFNLIKDPSGRYYGVSDYVFGEAGNPLAQMAITNNFTAQHKVVGNVFAEAEPVKGLKITSRFGLDAAFQRNHGWNPTFWFSAERMNTVPSTFDQNENWYNWQWENFATYNRKIRYHDITVMAGMSSLRRGYDRLNGTASGMFRENDFFSYPDFLPDDQDRIAGIQTSTSMVSYYGRIQYDFNGKYLLNVTVRRDGSSLLPPENTWGTFPSVSAGWVASNEAFFPEIPLNYLKFRASWGKNGSIANIGIGDWKSLITTQGISFPDADDNFQVGAEPFGLENPYLKWEASEQLDFGADMGFFDNRLSLVVDYYDKTTRGLLTPGSVPSFVGNVLRIVNGGDVRNKGWEFELSYRNDSKNAFTWEIGGNLTTIKNEVTKLNEFVDRIPGSNVGTGWGASWFEKGYPVWYFRGYKTAGIFQNDKQVQDYLANTSMTVNPKPGDPIIVDVDGDGVISNSDHTNIGSPHPDFIFGGRLNLAYKGFDLLVFVQGQVGNDVLMGFNRVDRPTGNRPEFFFTDRWTGEGSTNSWFSANTGSEFVYNSDLMLFDGSYTRIRQLQLGYTLPQALLQRAKIRSARIYGSLDNFFTFTKYKGMDPEAGSKDNNSLGIDRGVYPIPRTAVVGLTFSF, from the coding sequence ATGAATGCTAAATTAATGTTGCGAAGAGCATTGCTGGTTGCGCTATCCGTAGTGATGTCGTCCAGCGCTTTTGCCGGCGCGCGCCAGGATCTGGCCGCCGTTCGAAAACCCGGACACCCCTGGCAACAGTCCTCCGAAAAAGCGAGACAAAAAAGCCTGCTGCAATTGCTGAAGGAAATTCACAAAACGTACAAGATAGACCTGCTTTATGAAGCCAGGAAACTGCCCGATGTAAAAGTGACGTTTTCCCCTGCTGCATATGACAATGTGGAGGAAATGCTGAAGGCACTGCTGGCTCCGCACGGATTGCAGGCACAATCCGTACAGCCCAATACCTGGGCCATCGTACCCCTTCCCGACGGAAATAATACCCGCTCAAAGCCAGCCGGCCCGGCAAGGCAGGAAACTAACGGGAACGAAGACACGAATGTTACGCCCATCCTGAAGCTCAATGGCGCTTCCGCCATGATGATCACAGGCATTGCGCAGGACACCGTGCGCCGCATCAGGATCACCGGGCGCCTGACAGACGGGGAGAACGGCGTACCGCTGCCAGGAGTGGCCATACAGGTGAAAGGGGAAATGCGGGGCACCCAGACAGATGGCGATGGCTACTACACCCTGGAGACAAGCGCCGGGAAAACACTGGTATTCAACCTCCTGGGATACGAATCCCGCGAGATGCAGGTAACCGCCGCAGGCAAAGTGGATATTGCGCTGAATGTCAGCAACCGCGCACTCAACGAAGTGGTGGTGGTAGGGTATGGCAGCCAGCGTAAAAGCCTGGTGACCGGAGCCATCTCCTCCATCAAGGCGGCGGATATCGCTACCGTATCCTCCAGTCGTGTTGAACAGGCGCTGCAGGGCCGCACCGCGGGCGTGACCGTACTGCCTGTATCCGGCTCTCCCGGCAGCGGCATGCGGGTGCGCATTCGCGGAACAGGCTCCAATGGCGCGTCGGACCCCCTGTACATTATCGATGGTATGCGCGCAGGCGGGATGGAATACCTCGATCCCTCGGAGATCGCATCCGTGGAAGTGCTGAAAGACGCGGCTTCCGCAGCGATATACGGTGCAGAAGGCGCTAACGGCGTAGTGATCATCACCACCAAATCCGGTTTCCGGGATGGGACCGCCCGCGTGGAATACAGCATGCAGTACGGCCAGCAATCCATTCATAACCCCATGAAAATGATGACCGCGGAGCAATACACCCGGTACCTCACAGAAGCCAACACCGCCGGCTCCATTCCTGACCCGGCAGACTGGGTGGGCAAACAAGGTACCCTGTGGCTGGACGAGATCACGCAGAACGCTCCACTGCAACGCCACGCACTCAACGTTAGCGGCGGCACCGAAAAATCATCCTACCTACTCGGCGGCACCATCTTCCGGCAGGACGGCGTGATCGGCGGGGACAGGGCGCGATTCGACCGTTATACCGTGCGCATCAATACCGATCATAAGGTGAAACCCTGGCTCAGCGTTGGAAACCGCCTGTCATACGCCTACTTCAAAAGGAAAGGTGTTACCGAGGATTCCGAATTCGGCGCCGTGATCAACAATGCCATACTGATGGACCCGCTCATGCCCGTTGTGTACACCGGCGCGCTGAGCGACCGGGCGCAGAACGCGCTGAACGGCGGTTTCAATCTCATTAAAGACCCCAGCGGCCGCTATTACGGCGTATCCGACTATGTTTTCGGTGAAGCCGGCAACCCCCTGGCGCAAATGGCTATTACCAACAACTTCACCGCACAGCATAAAGTTGTTGGCAACGTATTCGCGGAAGCAGAACCGGTAAAAGGGTTGAAGATCACTTCGCGTTTTGGTCTTGATGCCGCCTTCCAGCGCAATCACGGATGGAATCCCACCTTCTGGTTCTCCGCGGAGAGAATGAACACGGTTCCCAGCACCTTCGATCAGAACGAGAACTGGTACAACTGGCAGTGGGAAAATTTTGCCACCTATAACCGCAAGATCCGCTATCACGATATCACCGTCATGGCCGGTATGAGTTCCCTGCGCAGGGGGTACGACCGGTTGAATGGCACAGCCAGCGGCATGTTCCGGGAGAACGATTTTTTCAGCTACCCGGATTTCCTGCCGGATGACCAGGACCGCATCGCCGGTATACAGACCTCCACCTCCATGGTGTCTTATTACGGCCGTATCCAGTACGACTTCAACGGAAAATACCTGCTGAACGTTACCGTGAGAAGGGATGGTTCTTCCCTGCTGCCGCCGGAAAATACCTGGGGCACTTTCCCCTCCGTCTCCGCCGGATGGGTGGCTTCCAATGAAGCTTTTTTCCCGGAAATTCCGCTCAATTATCTGAAATTCCGCGCCAGCTGGGGCAAAAACGGCAGCATTGCCAACATCGGCATCGGCGACTGGAAGTCGCTCATCACCACACAGGGCATTTCGTTCCCGGATGCGGACGATAACTTCCAGGTAGGGGCGGAACCATTCGGCCTGGAAAACCCCTATCTCAAATGGGAAGCCAGCGAGCAGCTGGATTTCGGGGCCGATATGGGTTTCTTTGATAACCGCCTCAGCCTGGTGGTGGATTATTACGACAAGACCACCCGCGGCCTCCTCACACCCGGCTCTGTACCCAGCTTCGTCGGGAATGTGCTGCGCATCGTGAACGGGGGCGACGTCCGGAACAAAGGCTGGGAATTTGAGCTGTCCTACCGCAACGACAGCAAAAATGCCTTCACCTGGGAGATCGGCGGCAACCTCACCACTATAAAGAATGAGGTGACAAAGCTGAACGAGTTCGTGGACCGCATTCCCGGTTCAAATGTAGGCACCGGCTGGGGCGCATCCTGGTTTGAAAAAGGATATCCCGTCTGGTATTTCCGCGGGTACAAGACCGCCGGCATCTTCCAGAATGACAAACAGGTACAGGATTATCTCGCCAATACCAGCATGACCGTTAATCCCAAACCCGGCGATCCCATCATCGTGGATGTAGATGGTGACGGGGTGATCTCCAACAGCGACCACACGAACATCGGCAGTCCGCATCCCGATTTCATCTTCGGCGGCCGCCTGAACCTTGCCTACAAGGGATTTGACCTGCTGGTATTTGTACAGGGGCAGGTAGGGAACGATGTGCTGATGGGTTTTAACCGGGTAGACAGACCCACGGGCAACCGTCCGGAGTTCTTTTTTACAGACCGCTGGACGGGTGAAGGCAGCACCAACTCCTGGTTCTCCGCCAACACCGGCAGCGAATTCGTGTATAATTCCGACCTGATGCTGTTCGACGGCTCCTACACCCGTATTCGCCAGCTGCAGCTTGGTTACACCCTGCCGCAGGCCCTGTTGCAACGCGCAAAGATCCGCAGTGCCAGGATCTACGGGTCGCTGGACAACTTTTTTACATTCACCAAATACAAAGGGATGGACCCTGAAGCCGGCAGTAAAGACAATAACAGCCTGGGCATCGACAGGGGTGTGTACCCCATCCCCCGCACAGCTGTAGTTGGCCTGACATTCAGTTTTTAA
- a CDS encoding FecR family protein, giving the protein MEDQSAPQDPGKPPFRFRRRQVTEEQTAASWKRIESGIGGKKPRTLTRNILRFAAAAVVLPLLAYASYYIYCHVVSGNMKVYHTAYGEIRQVMLPDSSVVYLNANSTLRIPAEWNAAESRTVWLEGEAYFEITKRPGAGNAQFIVHTDKVDVAVLGTKFNVNMLGSRTTVSLKEGKVQLRAREQIADGKKVLEMKPGDEVLVEKDHAQIRKSVNTDLIADWRNHRYHFDNTSMEEISALIYSKFGYEVVIEDKAILQKRISGDLYAEDIAQLSRALSVTMNIHIEKKDQQLLFSLKE; this is encoded by the coding sequence ATGGAGGATCAATCCGCACCGCAGGACCCGGGTAAACCGCCCTTCCGCTTCCGGCGCAGGCAGGTAACGGAAGAACAGACAGCCGCCAGCTGGAAACGCATTGAATCCGGTATCGGCGGGAAGAAACCCCGTACGCTGACCCGCAATATCCTGCGGTTTGCCGCTGCTGCCGTGGTATTGCCGCTGCTGGCCTATGCTTCCTACTATATATATTGTCATGTGGTATCCGGTAACATGAAAGTTTACCATACCGCCTACGGAGAGATCCGGCAGGTGATGTTGCCGGACAGCTCGGTGGTTTACCTCAATGCCAATTCCACTTTACGCATTCCCGCCGAATGGAACGCCGCAGAAAGCCGTACCGTATGGCTGGAAGGGGAGGCCTATTTCGAGATCACGAAGCGGCCCGGTGCCGGTAATGCCCAGTTCATCGTGCATACGGATAAAGTGGATGTGGCGGTACTGGGCACCAAGTTCAATGTGAATATGCTCGGCAGCCGCACGACGGTGTCGCTGAAAGAAGGCAAGGTGCAGCTCAGGGCCAGGGAACAGATCGCGGATGGGAAAAAAGTATTGGAGATGAAACCCGGTGATGAAGTGCTGGTAGAAAAAGATCATGCGCAGATCAGGAAATCGGTGAACACCGATCTGATCGCCGATTGGCGGAACCACCGTTATCATTTCGACAATACCTCCATGGAAGAGATATCCGCCCTCATTTATTCCAAGTTCGGTTACGAAGTAGTGATCGAAGATAAAGCGATACTGCAGAAACGGATCAGCGGCGATCTGTATGCGGAAGATATTGCACAACTCTCACGGGCATTATCCGTGACGATGAATATTCATATCGAAAAGAAAGATCAACAGCTACTGTTCTCTCTGAAGGAATAA
- a CDS encoding RNA polymerase sigma factor — MPDTYDQGKDLTGFWTAVLQGDTKAYAVIHGHLHPELYRYAFAMLNAEELAEDAVQEVFIRIWYRKEKIGTLNSVRAFFFTAVRRQALNQLRGLRSLQILPPGEPDIAFSPEDILIAQEDQQERKRQLSRYLNQLPARQREVIYLRFYEELPYTEIAEIMQVNYQSVINLAHKAITQLRGLMGHIPLWWLVFVYLP; from the coding sequence ATGCCGGATACCTATGACCAGGGAAAGGACCTGACCGGCTTCTGGACCGCTGTGCTTCAGGGAGATACAAAGGCATACGCGGTCATCCACGGTCATCTGCATCCGGAGTTATACCGGTATGCGTTTGCCATGCTCAATGCGGAAGAGCTGGCGGAAGACGCGGTGCAGGAAGTGTTCATCCGTATCTGGTACCGGAAGGAAAAGATCGGTACGCTGAACAGTGTCCGCGCTTTTTTCTTTACCGCCGTCCGCCGGCAGGCCCTCAATCAGCTCCGCGGGCTCCGCAGCCTGCAGATATTGCCCCCCGGTGAGCCTGATATCGCATTTTCCCCGGAAGACATCCTGATAGCGCAGGAAGACCAGCAGGAGAGAAAAAGGCAGCTCAGCCGTTATCTCAACCAGTTGCCCGCCCGCCAGCGGGAAGTGATCTACCTGCGGTTCTATGAGGAACTGCCCTATACCGAGATCGCGGAGATCATGCAGGTGAATTATCAGTCCGTCATCAATCTTGCCCATAAAGCCATCACCCAGCTGCGCGGATTGATGGGGCATATACCGTTGTGGTGGCTGGTATTTGTTTATCTCCCGTAA